A part of Chlamydia ibidis 10-1398/6 genomic DNA contains:
- the rplO gene encoding 50S ribosomal protein L15 codes for MIKLESLQDPSPRKRRKKILGRGPSSGHGKTSCRGHKGDGSRSGYKRRFGYEGGGVPLYRRIPTRGFSHTRFDKCVEEITTQRLALLFNDGEEITLESLKQKKAIDKHAVRVKVIFKGSLGKTFIWNDANVVLSRGVQNLISGVR; via the coding sequence ATGATTAAGTTAGAATCATTGCAAGATCCTTCGCCACGTAAGCGAAGAAAAAAGATATTAGGTAGAGGGCCTTCTTCTGGGCATGGCAAGACTAGTTGTCGTGGACACAAAGGGGACGGAAGCCGTTCTGGGTATAAGCGTCGCTTTGGTTACGAAGGGGGAGGGGTTCCTTTATACAGAAGAATACCTACGAGGGGATTTTCTCATACTCGTTTTGACAAATGCGTTGAAGAGATTACTACTCAACGTTTAGCTCTTTTGTTTAATGATGGAGAAGAAATTACTTTAGAATCTCTGAAACAAAAGAAGGCTATAGATAAACACGCTGTTCGAGTTAAAGTCATCTTCAAGGGTAGTCTAGGGAAAACATTTATCTGGAATGATGCTAACGTGGTATTGTCTCGAGGAGTTCAGAACCTCATTAGTGGTGTAAGATAA
- the secY gene encoding preprotein translocase subunit SecY — protein sequence MTTLRQIFSISELRQRLFFTFTLLAVCRIGVFIPVPGINGERAVAYFKQLLGSSQNLFQLADIFSGGAFAQMTVIALGVVPYISASIIVQLLLVFMPSLQREMRESPDQGKRKIGRLTRLFTVGLAVIQSLLFAKFALKMNAVIPGIVLPTLLSFKMLGIPVAFYMITVIAMTTGTLLLMWIGEQISDKGIGNGVSLIISLGILASFPSVIGSIFNKLSLHSQDSAQLGLVSLLLLCGIFVMVLVTTILIIEGVRKIPVQYARRVIGRREIPGGGSYLPLKVNYAGVIPVIFASSLLMFPATIGQFMSSDSSWFRRLAAMLSPGGWVYSLCYVLLIIFFTYFWTATQFHPEQIASEMKKNSAFIPGIRQGRPTQTYLEYTMNRVTLLGAVFLAVVAILPSILGRVLHIDSNVSYFLGGTAMLIVVGVVLDTMKQIDAFLLMRRYDSFLKKDRPKGRH from the coding sequence ATGACAACGTTACGACAGATATTTTCGATTAGTGAGTTAAGACAGAGGTTGTTTTTTACTTTTACATTGCTCGCTGTTTGCAGGATTGGTGTGTTTATTCCTGTTCCAGGGATCAATGGGGAGCGTGCTGTTGCCTACTTCAAGCAGTTATTAGGCTCTAGCCAAAATTTGTTTCAGTTAGCAGATATTTTTTCTGGCGGAGCTTTCGCTCAAATGACTGTGATAGCCTTGGGAGTGGTCCCTTATATTTCTGCTTCTATCATTGTCCAGTTATTGTTAGTGTTTATGCCATCTCTGCAAAGAGAGATGCGAGAATCTCCTGATCAAGGGAAGAGAAAGATAGGCCGACTTACTCGCTTATTTACCGTAGGTTTAGCTGTTATTCAGTCCTTGCTGTTTGCAAAGTTTGCATTGAAAATGAATGCTGTCATCCCGGGAATTGTTTTGCCTACTCTTCTGTCTTTTAAGATGTTGGGAATTCCAGTGGCTTTCTATATGATCACTGTTATTGCTATGACAACGGGTACTTTGTTGTTAATGTGGATAGGTGAACAAATTTCTGATAAGGGAATCGGTAACGGTGTTAGTTTGATTATTAGCTTGGGTATTCTCGCTTCCTTCCCTTCAGTTATAGGATCAATTTTTAATAAGCTGAGTTTACATTCTCAGGATTCTGCTCAACTGGGATTAGTTTCGTTGTTATTACTTTGCGGTATCTTCGTCATGGTTTTAGTAACAACTATTCTCATCATTGAAGGAGTAAGAAAAATTCCTGTGCAGTATGCTCGTAGGGTAATCGGTAGAAGAGAAATTCCTGGTGGTGGTTCTTATTTACCTCTCAAGGTAAATTATGCGGGAGTTATCCCTGTTATTTTTGCTTCCTCCTTGCTGATGTTTCCTGCTACGATCGGACAGTTTATGTCCTCGGACTCCTCTTGGTTTAGGCGCTTGGCAGCGATGTTGTCTCCTGGAGGATGGGTATACTCTTTATGTTACGTACTACTTATCATATTTTTTACCTATTTTTGGACGGCGACTCAATTTCATCCAGAGCAAATTGCCTCTGAAATGAAGAAGAATAGCGCATTTATTCCAGGTATTCGGCAAGGAAGACCAACGCAGACATATCTAGAATATACGATGAATCGTGTTACTCTTCTCGGCGCAGTTTTTTTGGCTGTGGTTGCTATCTTGCCATCTATTTTGGGGCGAGTTTTGCATATAGATTCTAATGTTAGTTATTTTCTAGGTGGCACCGCGATGCTAATCGTTGTTGGGGTTGTTCTAGATACTATGAAGCAAATCGATGCCTTTTTGTTGATGCGTCGTTATGATAGCTTTTTAAAAAAAGATCGTCCGAAAGGAAGACATTGA
- the rpsM gene encoding 30S ribosomal protein S13, producing MPRIIGIDIPAKKKLKISLTYIYGIGPALSKEIIAKLQLNPDARAAELTEEEIGRLNSLLQSEYAVEGDLRRRVQSDIKRLIAIHSYRGQRHRLSLPVRGQRTKTNSRTRKGKRKTVAGKKK from the coding sequence ATGCCACGCATCATCGGAATTGATATTCCTGCGAAGAAAAAATTAAAAATAAGTCTTACATATATTTATGGGATAGGGCCAGCTCTTTCTAAAGAGATTATTGCTAAGCTGCAGTTAAATCCTGATGCAAGAGCTGCCGAATTAACGGAAGAAGAAATTGGCCGTCTCAATTCGCTCTTGCAGTCGGAGTATGCCGTCGAAGGAGATTTGCGACGTCGTGTACAATCCGATATTAAAAGATTAATAGCTATCCATTCTTATAGAGGACAAAGGCATCGACTTTCATTGCCTGTACGAGGGCAGAGAACGAAGACAAATTCTCGTACGCGTAAAGGTAAGCGTAAAACAGTTGCGGGTAAGAAGAAATAA
- the rpsK gene encoding 30S ribosomal protein S11 has protein sequence MVKNQAQKKGVKRKQLKNIPSGVVHVKATFNNTIVSITDPAGNVISWASAGKVGYSGSRKSSAFAATVAAQDAAKIAMNSGLKEVEVCLKGTGAGRESAVRALIAAGLVVSVIRDETPVPHNGCRPRKRRRV, from the coding sequence TTGGTTAAAAATCAGGCGCAGAAAAAAGGCGTAAAAAGAAAACAATTAAAGAACATCCCTTCAGGCGTCGTTCATGTTAAGGCTACGTTCAATAACACGATCGTATCTATAACAGATCCTGCAGGTAATGTGATCTCTTGGGCTTCGGCTGGAAAAGTTGGGTATTCTGGGTCTCGCAAGTCATCTGCCTTCGCTGCGACGGTGGCTGCACAAGACGCGGCAAAGATTGCCATGAACTCCGGGTTGAAAGAAGTTGAAGTGTGTTTGAAAGGCACTGGAGCTGGTAGAGAATCTGCGGTTCGAGCTCTAATAGCTGCTGGTTTAGTAGTTTCCGTCATCCGTGACGAAACTCCTGTTCCTCATAATGGTTGTCGGCCAAGAAAAAGGCGCAGAGTTTAG
- a CDS encoding DNA-directed RNA polymerase subunit alpha: MSDSSQNLLYDKFELPETVKMMPVEGVSSSIDKVARFVAEPLEKGMGHTLGNALRRALLISLEAPAIISFSMTGVLHEYMAIDGVIEDVTNIILNLKGALLKKYPFQDSEDGRATKLLRAKIAIDASDLAAAGGQRAVTLANLLQESGFEAVNPDHVIFTVTQPMQADVTLRVAFGRGYTASERIVLEDKGAHEIVLDAAFSPVVLVNYFVEDTRVGQDTDFDRLVLQVETDGRVSPKEALAFSTQILTKHFSIFEKMDEKKIVFEESVSIEKENKDDILHKLVLGINEIELSVRSTNCLSNANIETIGELVIMAEPRLLQFRNFGKKSLCEIKNKLKEMKLELGMDLSQFGVGLDNVKEKMKWYAERIRSKNTKG; encoded by the coding sequence ATGTCAGATAGTTCGCAAAATTTACTTTACGATAAGTTCGAGTTGCCTGAGACAGTTAAAATGATGCCTGTCGAGGGAGTTTCTAGTTCAATTGACAAAGTTGCTCGCTTCGTAGCAGAGCCTTTGGAAAAAGGAATGGGGCACACTCTGGGCAATGCATTAAGAAGGGCGCTTTTAATTAGTTTAGAAGCTCCTGCTATTATCTCATTTTCTATGACCGGTGTTTTGCATGAGTACATGGCAATAGACGGTGTTATAGAAGATGTTACTAATATTATTTTGAATTTAAAGGGCGCTCTGTTGAAAAAGTATCCTTTTCAAGACAGTGAAGATGGAAGGGCTACTAAGTTGTTGCGTGCGAAAATAGCTATTGATGCGTCTGATTTGGCTGCAGCTGGTGGTCAGCGAGCTGTCACTTTAGCTAATTTGTTGCAAGAGAGCGGTTTTGAAGCGGTAAATCCTGATCATGTGATATTTACTGTTACGCAGCCGATGCAAGCAGATGTTACTTTAAGGGTGGCTTTCGGAAGAGGATATACCGCTTCGGAGAGAATAGTGCTTGAGGACAAAGGAGCGCATGAGATTGTTTTAGATGCTGCATTTTCTCCTGTTGTTTTAGTAAACTACTTTGTAGAAGACACTCGCGTCGGTCAAGATACAGATTTTGATCGTTTAGTTTTGCAAGTTGAAACTGATGGTAGGGTATCGCCTAAAGAAGCTCTGGCATTTTCCACTCAGATTTTAACAAAACATTTTTCCATTTTTGAGAAAATGGATGAGAAAAAGATAGTTTTTGAAGAGTCTGTTTCTATTGAGAAAGAGAATAAAGACGATATTCTTCATAAGTTGGTTCTAGGAATCAACGAGATCGAGCTTTCTGTGAGATCTACGAATTGTTTATCCAATGCAAATATTGAGACCATTGGGGAATTGGTTATTATGGCCGAGCCTCGTTTGCTTCAGTTTAGAAATTTCGGTAAAAAATCTCTTTGTGAAATTAAAAATAAGCTGAAAGAGATGAAGCTAGAACTCGGCATGGATCTTAGTCAGTTCGGTGTTGGTTTGGACAATGTGAAAGAAAAAATGAAATGGTATGCCGAGAGAATTCGGTCAAAAAATACCAAGGGATAG
- the rplQ gene encoding 50S ribosomal protein L17 has protein sequence MQHARKKFRVGRTSAHNRCMLANMLKSLIHEGRIETTLPKAKELRRHADKIITLAKKNTLAARRLAVGKLMVRYNALTSKEARQAKNGDFSAYNVDRLVINKLFDELRPRFSERNGGYTRILKTQNRVGDNAQKCIIEFLAD, from the coding sequence ATGCAACACGCTAGAAAAAAATTTAGAGTAGGCCGTACTTCTGCACATAATCGTTGTATGTTGGCTAATATGTTGAAGTCTTTAATTCACGAAGGACGAATTGAGACCACGTTGCCTAAAGCCAAAGAGTTGCGTCGTCATGCAGATAAAATAATTACTCTCGCTAAAAAGAATACCTTAGCAGCTAGGCGTTTAGCTGTAGGTAAACTTATGGTGCGATATAATGCGTTGACGAGTAAAGAGGCTAGACAAGCTAAGAATGGTGATTTTTCAGCTTATAATGTAGATCGTTTAGTGATAAATAAACTGTTTGATGAGTTGCGTCCTCGTTTTAGCGAAAGGAATGGTGGTTACACACGCATTTTAAAAACGCAAAATAGGGTTGGTGATAATGCTCAAAAGTGTATTATAGAATTTTTAGCCGATTAA